The nucleotide sequence CTTTGACAATCTTTGCATGACTCTAAGTGCAACTCAAAACATTTACGTTATCAGAAGGGCACATTAAGTACCGTTGTAGTTGAACATACATGAGAAAATGCTGCTGTCGAGAATGGCTTCAGATAacagaattttactttctatttataAATCTATTATTTATATTGATGTAAAAGGAAAAGTTTTGCTATTTTAGTTTGGCAAGTTCTTCATAAACAAGGTACAATTTTTTCTGAATGTTATGATCCATCTCATGTGCAGGAGTGCATCATTGTTGTATCTAAGCTATTGGCGCCTGATATGTTCAAGAAATTCTCAATCCAAGAAGTAAGAAGTATCGTTGATGAAAGATCTGTCATGAATACTTTCTCAAGCCAAGAAGTAATAGAAACTTCTCATCATTCCATCAACTTCCTGTTAAGTGGTTGCTTAAGAGATCAAAGTACTGGACAACTTATTGAATGCCCAGCAATGTTGCCATGCTCCATTTTGAGTGAAAGTATCCCTTCTGCCTGCACCAATATAACGGGTAGGTCTCCTCATTATTATCTGTCTCCTTATGTGAAACTGTGGATaccatagcgggagctttagtgcaccgggcttgCCCTTTTTTTTTACCCAATCTCTGGTTGTCTCCTCCTGTTTAGTTGACTTCCTTTCTTGTTTTAACCAATACTTAGAACTTAGGGAAGTAACTGTGAGGAGTGTCTAAAATTAAAGTATTCCTGTAGTATGTATGGTTTTCTAACTTAGGTGCTTGGTGTTTTTGTAGGTGAGAGTTCTGGATCATATTCTTATTCAAAGTACAGAGTTGTGACACCAGCACGGATAGTTCGAATAGACATTTCAGCAGCATGAGAAGCAGGGGTGGCTCGAGGGTAGAGACGAGGTAATTTGTTCATGAATCCAGCTGAAGTACATGTTGGCTACTGCAGCTTTTTAAATCTGGAATTCAAGCACTTGTAGCATAGATCCATTCACAAATTGGACCAGCTACATGATCATTGTACGATCTCGCTGTTTATCCTTCTACCAAGTTTGGATATTCCCTACTTAGCAATTGAACCACTGTGAGAGCAACTTTCTGTGGGATCCATTTGTACAAAACTGTTAGAGAAACGCCCGTGAGTGCATCTATAAATAGTAGTAATTCTTACGTTGTATTGACTGTTAAAAATATGGTAAAGTGCatgagaaaatagtgaaaaagagaattttatttGAAGGTTCTCTTGATGAAGCTTTGGACTCAGTATCTTGTTTTAATTTGTTGAATTATAGGACATTATCGCACTGTTTGTATAGTGAAAAAGACAAATCAAAAACCTTACTACTAGACCAGTGAAGATTTTGATGTAGTGAGCTTAAATCTCCGATATCAATGCGAAATACATTTTATTTTTCGATTATAACTGTATTTCCATTGTAGCTCATCCAGATATCCGTTTAGACAAGCTCGACTATATGCTATAGATTGAAAATGCATAACAAAAACTGTACAAGTACCATCTGCTTCAACGCCGTCAACTTACCAGTTACAATACTATCTCATCTGCATCTTTATCAGCTCCCGTACATACTATGGAAGGTCTTTGTAGTATATTATATGCTATCATTTAACTATTCTACTGCATTTAAGTTAATTTGCCTAAGCCTGAAAGGACGTCTACCTTTCTACTAAGTATCCTACTCTATATGTACCGATCTCTAGCTTACTTACTGTGAAGGCTTGATAGTCGAAGCAGTTGGTAGAAACAGAATGGATGGAATGTCCCTGATCCGGTATCCACTGCCCCACCAAGAGGCAAGACAAAGGCCCATGATAGCCATTGCAACTACAGAACATGCAGGGGGTACCGCTTGACTGCTTCCGAGGAATTGAGTTGCAAGTAGACCCGCCAGAGTAGAACTCTGCATTCCTGTGCATAATGAAATTGTCTTGCAGACTTCTTCTTCAAACCTGCCATTGTAGTTGAGTCttcatttaagaaaataaaataaaataaaatggatgttttactcaaaaACACAATGAAAGAAGAGTCGGTGAGAAAGAACACCACAGGTTCTTCAAGCCCAGAGACGGcaacaaattgaagaaaataaagatagcaTTTCAGCAGCAAAAGTGGaagattattaaatttttgagcgaagaatttttatttttttacgaGTGAAGAATCCACATACAAAAAAGTTATCTTATGCTGGCCGAACTCAGCTTGTGCAATCTGTGTTATTTGGGGTACAATCATATTGGTCACAATTATTTCAAATGCCAGTAAATGTCCTCAAATTGATCGACGCTTGTTATAGAAGCTTTATATGGTCTAGTATTCATACCATTACCTAGAAAGCCCTTGTGGCATGGGAGAGTGTATGCTTGCCCAGATGTAATGGGGGTCtaaacatcattaatatcatgttTTCTATGGCTACAGTTGCAGGGGAAGTTACTATAGAATAGCCAAATGGGGAATGCCGGTAGATTTGGAATGTGTGCTTTGTCACAAATATCCTGAGTCAAGAGATCACTTATTTCTAAGTTGTGAATTTTCAGCTCGTGTGGATGCAGAAACAACAATCAGGTGCTACTACCTGAGAACAGAACTTGGTGTGGATTCTTCAGGACTCTAAAGGTCGAACACCGCAAGCTCACCTTTTCAGAACAAGCTATGCGGAGTATGTGTATGCTATATGGATGGAAAGAAATCAACGGATGTTTGAAAAGAAGACCAGAGATTGGGGCAGCATTGCAAGGGAGGTAGTTTATATGACCTGTAGTAGATTATCTCGTAGGGTGCAAAATTTGGTTCACACGTTAGTGTTCTAGCCTAGTACCGGAGACTGCATAGAAAACTAGTAGCCCAGAGTACgaaaaaaaagagagtttggatAGTCCTTTTTACGAGAAGTCAGAAATACCCTCTTATGATGCAGTAGATGGTACGTATATTGATGAGTATCACATAATCTAATAACAGGAAAGTAATGATTATCATGACAGAAAATGTGTCACGAGTGTAGTGCTTGAATCACAAACGCATTTCATCGCATAAAACAGGATGCAGCTAGAAGAATCTAGCCAATTACCTGAAAATTGGAAGTTTCGAGAGCCAATAACCCACTGCAAATGCCATTGCATGAAATGTCAGTACGGGAGCAATCAATTTTGCACCCTCAGCAGAAAGAATCTGAGTTCGATTGATTGCAAGAGGGCTGCCAATACACAATGAAGTACAAATCATGGCAACAAATGGCATCACAGGTTGAATAACAGACACTACTGGTTTTGCATAGGTGTTCAGCGCTAAGCCAAGAGTTATGGGGAGAAGAACGACCTGCAAAGACGGTAAATGAAAGATTATGGAATCATTTTGCTGTAAACAACTGAGATATTATGATACTTTGCCTTTCATCTGTACTGTTTTACATACTACAGTTACACTGACTATGTTGGGGCATCTGATACCTGCAAGATTGACTTTGACATTGCAACTGCATCAACTGGAACGACTGAACCAATAAGAAGACCGGTTAAAGCTGGAGTAACAACAACTGAAGCGATGGTGCTTGAACTGGTTAAGAGAATACTGAATGCCACGTTGCTTTTGCTCAAGAAGCTAGCATAACTTGATAATTGAGCCCCTGCAACACAAGACATGAGGACAAAACCAGCGTAGAACGTCGAAGGCATCCCAAATGCCTGTGCTACCAGCAAGCCAAGAGCTGGCTTCACGACATACTGAGCAATGAATCCAATAGAGAAGGGCAAAGGTCTGCAACTAACAATGATCAAAAGCTTTAAAACCAAAATGCTAACTATGTTACCCGTGATCAGATCAAGTCCGTCCATAAAACTAGTAAACTTTGTCTTACCTTTTAATTGCAAGGGCAAAGTCATCAATAGAAAGTCTAATTCCAATCGACAACATGATTCCTCCAAGTGCTGGAGCGTACAATTCTTTAGACACCCTGCATTTTCCTCTTATCATTTTTACAAGCCAACAATATACAAATGTTGAACAAAGCATAAGGAGTCCCACATTAGCAAAACACAAAACACAGGAGAGATGCTGGGTCTAGGCCCAATGCGGACAATATCAATAGtaactagtttatatgcatttatgttttgtgtttgttatactgttaccggtcctaagccggggtctacttcacctgaggtagaaGAAGATAGAGCATGTGGTTTACCATGTGAAAGTGGAAGGGTGAGAGAGAGCAGCAACAGCAGTAAGAGCCACAACAAAAGGAAGCAATGCAGAGAGTGCTTGTGAATAATCCaccttttcttcatcttcttcagctGCATAAATGTTCCTCGAATTTGCACCAAACGACAGTAACAACGATAAGTTGCCTTCCCGTCTCTGCAAACCCACTACTCTCCTAATTAACGGCGACGAAATCGAACATGCAACAGAGTTTGAAGCTCCCCCATTAAACCGTTTTGAATTTTTTACAGCTTGATACCTTATAAAAAAGCTCTTCTTGCTATGGAATAATAATGAATTGGGGAAAGAAACAAATGGCTTCGGGTATTTAACGGATAAACATGGAATTGTTGACATTCTGAAGTTTTCCGATTAGTATGAGGGATCCCGATTCGCCGGAGAAAATTGGGTTCTTTCCCGGCGaggggaaaaaaaaaagaaaggagagGAGGAGCAAAGCGctgaagagatgagaagaagtTGAATACTACAACAAGTGCTGCTAGTTTTACTGGTATGTACGTCGACATGTGTGCTTGATGTAGGGGTATTTTCGTCCTTTCATTGTTGTTACCGCGCGTGTCTCTTTTCTTTGTTTGTATCAAAAAATTGTCTCTTTTTGGTGTATGGCGTATAAATCTACATCTCAGCTGAATTTAGGAGTTTTCATGGGGAGTTGTAttgttttgaatttcaatttctcATATGCTTCTACTGAAACTATTAATTTCAACGGTTAGAAATTATTATCAATTTATGTCATCCTAGACCTAGACACTCTGCTTGGGTATATAAGGCTCTTTATCTGCTTAATTATAATTTCCTTTAAGATGACTTTCACTTACACTTTATTAAGTGGGTCATTCTTCATTTTCTATGTTTCTATTTGAAATCGTGGGATTTGAATGTCTGTTAATGTTACACGTCACGTTTTAAGTTTAAATCATTGTTGTAAGCGGAGGTGTTATAGTTGCATAGTTGAGCTTGTTGTGCTTCAAATTTAGTTGGAAATCCACTAGGAATGATTCATATATGTTTCAAGGGTTATAGGGGTGTAAATTGTAGCCGAGGGATGAAGATTTTAGTGATGCATCTGAAATAGCccaacttattattttttttaatgaagggttaaCTGGtaattatgaccaattattaatAGCATAGTTTCGCTCGTTTGACTACCCAGATGGCCCCGCCaacccaaacggaccacactaggctgctcccaacctccttggcacgccttgatcgatttttggctTATTTCACGCCCGAATCCCGGGcacacccccgaaaccgtgggctatagcacactgatttggctcgaaaatgtccAGTTTGCCCgtttttgcccgtttgaccacccaaatggccccgcccacccaaacgaACCACACCAGGCCGCTCCCCAGTCTCCCTGGCACacttcgatcgatttttggcccatttcacgcccgaaccccgggcacACCACCGAAACTAGGGGTAggcataaatactaaaaaattgatATACCGAACTGAActgaattattttgattttttagtttttctattcgGGCAACCCGATCGATTTTCGATCAAAATCATGCTCGACCCCGGTCCCACCcaaaaaattatgggctatagcacaccgatttgactaaAAGTGACCCATTCACGTTGTTTCGCCAGTTTGACCACTCAAACCGCCCAAAAAATCACAAagacccatactaggccgctccccaacctccctggcgcAGCTAGATCAATTTTTGGTCAAAATCACGGCCGGCCCTGGGGCCCACCCAAaaaatcgagggctatagcacaccaatttgacccaaaaatggtccattcgcgccgtttcgctcgtttgacacccaaaccgcccaaaaaatcACAAAGGCCCACAGTAGGCCGCTCCCTAACCTCTCTGGAGAAATCATATCGATTTTCAGACAAAATCACGCTCGGCCCCTGGGCCCACCCCGAAAatcgcgggctatagcacaccgaattggcccgaaaatgctccgttcgctccgtttcgcccgtttaaccacccaaactgCCCTAAAAATtacaatggcccacactaggatgctctccAGCCTACCTGGGGCAGCTAGgtcaatttttgacaaaaatcatgtccggaccccaggcccaccccaaaaaccgtaggctatagcatccGAATTGACCTGAAAActcc is from Capsicum annuum cultivar UCD-10X-F1 chromosome 5, UCD10Xv1.1, whole genome shotgun sequence and encodes:
- the LOC107869987 gene encoding probable sodium/metabolite cotransporter BASS3, chloroplastic isoform X2, with amino-acid sequence MSTIPCLSVKYPKPFVSFPNSLLFHSKKSFFIRYQAVKNSKRFNGGASNSVACSISSPLIRRVVGLQRREGNLSLLLSFGANSRNIYAAEEDEEKVDYSQALSALLPFVVALTAVAALSHPSTFTWVSKELYAPALGGIMLSIGIRLSIDDFALAIKRPLPFSIGFIAQYVVKPALGLLVAQAFGMPSTFYAGFVLMSCVAGAQLSSYASFLSKSNVAFSILLTSSSTIASVVVTPALTGLLIGSVVPVDAVAMSKSILQVVLLPITLGLALNTYAKPVVSVIQPVMPFVAMICTSLCIGSPLAINRTQILSAEGAKLIAPVLTFHAMAFAVGYWLSKLPIFRFEEEVCKTISLCTGMQSSTLAGLLATQFLGSSQAVPPACSVVAMAIMGLCLASWWGSGYRIRDIPSILFLPTASTIKPSQ
- the LOC107869987 gene encoding probable sodium/metabolite cotransporter BASS3, chloroplastic isoform X1; the protein is MSTIPCLSVKYPKPFVSFPNSLLFHSKKSFFIRYQAVKNSKRFNGGASNSVACSISSPLIRRVVGLQRREGNLSLLLSFGANSRNIYAAEEDEEKVDYSQALSALLPFVVALTAVAALSHPSTFTWVSKELYAPALGGIMLSIGIRLSIDDFALAIKSCRPLPFSIGFIAQYVVKPALGLLVAQAFGMPSTFYAGFVLMSCVAGAQLSSYASFLSKSNVAFSILLTSSSTIASVVVTPALTGLLIGSVVPVDAVAMSKSILQVVLLPITLGLALNTYAKPVVSVIQPVMPFVAMICTSLCIGSPLAINRTQILSAEGAKLIAPVLTFHAMAFAVGYWLSKLPIFRFEEEVCKTISLCTGMQSSTLAGLLATQFLGSSQAVPPACSVVAMAIMGLCLASWWGSGYRIRDIPSILFLPTASTIKPSQ